A window of Microcystis aeruginosa FD4 contains these coding sequences:
- the ppc gene encoding phosphoenolpyruvate carboxylase → MSVLVPSTETEQDIFSTSNLFLQQRLKLIEDLWKEVLVSECGQELVDLLELLRHLCSEEGQVTDDSPEAMIAKMIEDLELGEAIKVTRAFALYFQLINIIEQHYEQRDQQLLRRTVIGEENESPKTDPPQKSILATIVGADWLEKTLNESDHSGPKSGLFHWLFPYLKQVNVPPQEIQRLLDQLDIRLVFTAHPTEIVRHTIRIKQRRISGILEKLDQAEEIFRSMGLTNSREAQTVTKQLKEEIRFWWRTDELHQFKPTVVDEVDYALHYFDEVLFDSLPQLTLRLQQSLESSFPRLQAPKNNFCRFGSWVGGDRDGNPSVTPEVTWKTCCYQRNLVIKKYLDAIRDLTSILSASLHWCHVLPELLDSLDRDKQQMPEIYSQLAIRYRQEPYRLKLAFIQKRLENTRDRNDRLNDPEERQLLTKLNETNIYRSGSEFLAELQLLQRSLLQTGLSCQELDRLIAQVEIFGFVLTQLDFRQESTRHAECIEEIAAYLGVLPKPYGQLSESEKIAWLVGELKTRRPLIPREMPFSERTCETIETLRVLRSLQGEFGLEICQTYIISMTNEASDVLEVLLLAQEAGLYDPATSRSSLRIVPLFETVDDLKHAPGIMETLFELPLYRAALAGGYDHLATLNGEDVTPEPAILEPGNLQEIMVGYSDSNKDSGFLSSNWEIHKAQKALQKTAKQCGVNLRLFHGRGGSVGRGGGPAYAAILAQPRGTINGRIKITEQGEVLASKYSLPELALYNLETAVTAVIQASLLGSGFDDLEPWNRIMEELATRSRQTYRSLIYEEPDFLDFFLSVTPIPEISLLQISSRPARRKSGQQDLSTLRAIPWVFSWTQTRFLLPAWYGLGTALQMFLDDSPSRNLELLRHFYHKWPFFQMVISKAEMTLSKVDLQMAYHYVSELSKQEDRERFQRLFERIKEEYKRTSEIVLQITGEKHLLDNDPNLQRSVQLRNGSIVPLGFLQVSLLKRLRQYNSQAQSGVIHFRYSKEELLRGALMTINGIAAGMRNTG, encoded by the coding sequence ATGAGCGTCCTTGTCCCCTCAACCGAAACCGAACAGGATATTTTCAGCACTTCCAACCTGTTTCTGCAGCAAAGACTGAAATTAATCGAAGATTTATGGAAAGAAGTCTTGGTCTCCGAATGTGGTCAAGAATTAGTCGATTTACTGGAATTACTGCGCCATCTCTGTTCTGAGGAAGGACAAGTGACCGATGATAGTCCGGAAGCAATGATCGCCAAAATGATCGAAGACTTGGAACTAGGGGAAGCGATCAAAGTTACCCGCGCTTTTGCCCTCTATTTTCAGTTAATCAATATCATCGAACAACACTACGAACAAAGGGATCAGCAACTACTGCGACGGACGGTGATCGGGGAAGAAAACGAAAGTCCCAAGACAGACCCACCGCAAAAAAGTATTTTAGCCACCATTGTCGGGGCCGATTGGCTAGAAAAAACCCTGAACGAGTCCGATCACTCCGGCCCAAAATCGGGACTATTTCACTGGTTATTTCCCTATCTCAAACAGGTTAACGTCCCCCCCCAAGAAATTCAGCGTCTTCTCGATCAGTTAGATATTCGTCTGGTTTTCACGGCCCATCCCACGGAAATTGTCCGTCATACCATTCGCATTAAACAGCGCCGCATCTCGGGCATTCTCGAAAAACTCGACCAAGCAGAAGAAATCTTTCGCAGTATGGGGTTAACCAACTCCAGAGAAGCACAAACAGTCACCAAACAGTTAAAAGAAGAAATACGTTTTTGGTGGCGAACAGATGAACTACACCAATTTAAACCCACCGTCGTCGATGAAGTGGATTATGCCCTGCACTACTTTGATGAAGTTCTCTTTGATTCCCTACCCCAGTTAACCCTGCGTCTGCAGCAAAGTCTAGAATCCTCCTTTCCCCGTTTACAAGCGCCGAAAAATAACTTCTGTCGCTTCGGTTCTTGGGTCGGGGGAGATCGGGATGGCAATCCCTCCGTTACCCCCGAAGTCACCTGGAAAACCTGCTGTTATCAGCGCAATCTGGTGATTAAAAAATATCTCGATGCTATTCGCGACCTGACCAGTATTTTAAGTGCCTCCCTGCACTGGTGTCACGTCTTGCCGGAGTTGCTGGACTCCCTGGACAGAGATAAACAGCAAATGCCCGAAATCTATAGCCAGTTAGCAATTCGCTACCGTCAGGAACCCTATCGCCTCAAATTGGCCTTTATTCAAAAACGTCTGGAAAATACGCGTGATCGCAATGATCGCCTCAATGACCCGGAAGAACGACAATTATTAACTAAACTCAACGAAACCAACATCTATCGCTCCGGTTCCGAGTTTTTAGCCGAATTACAGCTATTACAGCGCAGTCTCTTGCAAACTGGTCTTTCTTGTCAAGAACTCGATCGACTGATCGCCCAAGTGGAGATTTTTGGCTTTGTCCTGACTCAGTTAGATTTTCGGCAAGAATCCACCCGTCACGCCGAATGTATCGAAGAAATTGCTGCATATCTCGGAGTTTTACCCAAACCCTACGGTCAATTAAGCGAATCAGAAAAAATCGCCTGGTTAGTGGGGGAATTAAAAACCCGTCGGCCCTTAATTCCCCGGGAAATGCCCTTCTCGGAAAGAACCTGCGAAACCATTGAAACCCTGCGAGTTTTAAGAAGTCTGCAAGGGGAATTTGGTCTGGAAATCTGCCAAACCTACATTATCAGCATGACCAACGAGGCCAGCGATGTGCTAGAAGTGCTGTTATTAGCCCAAGAAGCCGGTTTATACGACCCCGCCACTAGCCGCAGTTCCCTCCGCATTGTTCCCCTCTTTGAAACCGTCGATGACCTCAAACACGCCCCCGGCATCATGGAGACTTTGTTTGAATTGCCCCTCTATCGGGCAGCCCTAGCCGGCGGTTACGACCATTTAGCGACTTTAAACGGGGAGGACGTGACCCCGGAACCGGCCATCCTCGAACCGGGTAATTTACAGGAGATTATGGTGGGTTACTCCGATAGTAACAAGGATTCCGGCTTTTTAAGCAGTAATTGGGAAATTCATAAGGCCCAGAAGGCTTTACAAAAAACCGCTAAACAATGCGGCGTGAATCTACGTCTTTTTCATGGTCGCGGCGGTTCCGTCGGCCGGGGTGGGGGTCCGGCCTACGCCGCTATCCTCGCCCAACCCCGGGGAACGATCAACGGTCGCATTAAAATCACCGAACAAGGCGAGGTTTTAGCCTCGAAATACTCTTTACCAGAATTGGCCTTGTATAACCTCGAAACGGCTGTAACGGCAGTCATACAGGCAAGTTTACTGGGCAGTGGTTTTGATGATCTCGAACCCTGGAATCGCATCATGGAGGAGTTGGCCACCCGTTCACGGCAAACCTATCGCAGTTTGATTTATGAAGAACCGGACTTTTTAGATTTCTTCCTGTCTGTAACTCCCATTCCTGAAATTAGTCTTTTACAGATTAGTTCCCGACCGGCGCGCCGGAAAAGTGGTCAACAGGATTTAAGTACCCTGCGGGCAATTCCCTGGGTATTTAGTTGGACGCAAACCCGTTTTCTTTTACCGGCTTGGTATGGTTTAGGGACAGCTTTACAGATGTTTCTCGATGATTCTCCTAGCAGAAATTTGGAATTGTTACGCCATTTTTATCACAAGTGGCCGTTCTTCCAGATGGTGATTTCTAAGGCAGAAATGACTCTATCGAAGGTGGACCTACAGATGGCCTATCACTACGTCAGTGAACTTTCTAAACAGGAAGATCGAGAACGTTTTCAACGTCTGTTTGAAAGGATCAAAGAGGAATATAAGCGCACTAGCGAGATTGTTCTCCAGATCACCGGCGAGAAACATTTATTAGATAATGATCCGAATTTACAGCGCTCGGTGCAGTTACGCAACGGTTCGATCGTTCCCCTCGGTTTCCTACAGGTGTCTCTCCTGAAGCGTTTACGTCAATACAATAGTCAAGCTCAATCCGGTGTGATTCATTTCCGCTATTCTAAAGAGGAGTTATTAAGGGGTGCTTTAATGACGATTAATGGTATTGCCGCAGGGATGAGAAATACCGGTTGA
- the glyA gene encoding serine hydroxymethyltransferase, with amino-acid sequence MTDTNLDILSLTDPAIAGMLQKELQRQRDHLELIASENFTSAAVMAAQGSVLTNKYAEGLPKKRYYGGCEYVDEAEQLAIDRVKRLFGANHANVQPHSGAQANFAVFLTLLQPGDTIMGMDLSHGGHLTHGSPVNVSGKWFRVVQYGVSPESELLDYDLILDIARQEKPKLIICGYSAYSRQIDFEKFRAIADAVGAYLMADIAHIAGLVATGHHPNPLPHCDVVTTTTHKTLRGPRGGLIMTKDEELGKKFDKSVFPGTQGGPLEHVIAAKAVAFGEALKPEFKIYSGQVIANAQALAGQLKARGIKIVTDGTDNHLMLLDLRSVGMTGKEADRLVSTINITANKNTVPFDPESPFVTSGLRLGSPAMTTRGLGETEFIEIGNIIADILLNPGDEALRTACRQRVAKLCESFPLYPHLHISVPALA; translated from the coding sequence GTGACTGATACGAACTTAGATATACTATCCCTGACCGATCCAGCGATCGCAGGAATGCTGCAAAAAGAACTACAACGTCAAAGAGATCACCTAGAATTAATCGCTAGTGAAAACTTTACCTCGGCTGCCGTCATGGCCGCTCAAGGTTCGGTTTTAACCAACAAATACGCGGAAGGACTGCCAAAAAAACGCTACTATGGCGGTTGCGAATACGTTGACGAAGCGGAACAATTAGCGATTGATCGGGTTAAACGACTATTTGGGGCAAACCACGCTAACGTACAACCCCACTCCGGGGCCCAAGCTAATTTCGCCGTTTTCCTGACCCTCTTGCAGCCCGGGGATACGATTATGGGCATGGATCTCTCCCACGGTGGTCATCTTACCCACGGTTCCCCCGTTAACGTTTCCGGGAAATGGTTCCGAGTAGTACAGTACGGAGTCAGTCCCGAAAGCGAACTCCTTGACTACGATCTCATCCTTGACATCGCCCGCCAAGAAAAACCCAAACTAATTATCTGCGGTTATTCTGCCTACTCGCGCCAGATTGATTTCGAGAAATTCCGCGCCATCGCTGACGCAGTGGGGGCCTACCTAATGGCAGATATCGCCCATATTGCTGGTTTAGTGGCCACCGGTCATCATCCTAACCCCCTACCCCACTGTGATGTGGTAACTACCACCACTCACAAAACCCTGCGCGGTCCTAGGGGGGGGTTAATTATGACCAAAGACGAGGAATTAGGCAAAAAATTCGATAAATCCGTCTTCCCCGGTACCCAAGGCGGACCCCTAGAACACGTGATTGCGGCGAAAGCGGTGGCTTTTGGGGAAGCATTGAAACCGGAGTTTAAAATCTATTCAGGCCAAGTAATCGCTAATGCCCAAGCTTTAGCCGGTCAGTTGAAAGCCAGAGGCATTAAAATTGTCACTGATGGGACGGATAATCACTTGATGTTACTCGATTTAAGATCCGTGGGCATGACCGGGAAAGAAGCCGATCGCTTGGTCAGTACCATCAATATTACCGCTAATAAAAACACTGTTCCCTTCGATCCCGAATCTCCCTTTGTCACCAGTGGTCTGCGCTTGGGTTCCCCAGCTATGACCACCAGAGGACTGGGAGAAACGGAATTTATCGAGATTGGCAACATTATCGCCGATATTCTCCTTAATCCCGGTGATGAAGCCCTGAGAACTGCTTGCCGTCAACGGGTGGCGAAACTCTGTGAAAGCTTCCCCCTCTATCCCCATCTCCATATTTCCGTCCCCGCCTTGGCCTAA
- the minE gene encoding cell division topological specificity factor MinE: MNDLIDKLLAWRGSGKSGDQAKKRLKLILAHDRADLSPELLNMMRQEILEVVSRYLDIDTEETELLLESDQRTTALIANFPIRRIKRRPLT, translated from the coding sequence ATGAATGACCTGATCGATAAACTTCTAGCATGGCGCGGTTCGGGCAAAAGTGGCGACCAAGCTAAAAAACGCTTAAAACTTATTCTGGCCCATGATCGGGCCGATCTTAGTCCCGAGCTTCTCAATATGATGCGTCAAGAAATCTTAGAAGTGGTCAGTCGTTATCTTGATATCGACACCGAGGAAACCGAGTTACTCCTAGAAAGTGACCAACGAACTACAGCCCTGATTGCTAATTTTCCGATTCGTCGGATCAAACGCCGTCCTTTAACCTAA
- a CDS encoding PEP-CTERM sorting domain-containing protein: MMTTNKLTKTFASGSLAIGVLAGSVFTATSASAAVISKTWDQFKEVGGFLELGDKKVEYVSNINDVNIRSTDTIEFMEMGGVYQVTLIPDKNIAAFNFNAALSYKITITDPNFHFAGIQLDSDVSPDPWEIEKTVAEIPSLLLTSIDGGSDPSGSFFDIQSGGYTSLTVTDTIMPGTPGASGSYLNFLSNKFTQGTKVPEPGTILGLLAVGGLGLVSRFGKQK; the protein is encoded by the coding sequence ATGATGACAACAAATAAACTAACCAAAACCTTTGCTTCCGGCTCTCTAGCCATCGGGGTTCTCGCTGGCTCGGTGTTTACCGCTACCAGTGCCAGTGCCGCGGTCATTTCGAAAACATGGGATCAGTTCAAAGAAGTAGGAGGTTTTCTTGAACTCGGCGACAAAAAAGTTGAGTACGTCTCGAACATAAATGACGTTAATATACGGTCCACCGACACAATTGAATTTATGGAGATGGGTGGCGTGTATCAGGTTACACTCATTCCAGACAAAAACATAGCAGCATTCAATTTTAATGCGGCTCTGTCTTACAAAATCACGATCACAGATCCCAATTTTCATTTTGCAGGGATTCAATTAGATTCGGACGTAAGTCCCGACCCGTGGGAGATAGAGAAGACAGTGGCTGAGATACCTTCGCTTCTCTTAACTTCAATTGACGGCGGTTCTGATCCTTCTGGTAGTTTCTTTGATATTCAGTCGGGTGGTTATACATCGCTCACGGTCACGGATACAATTATGCCTGGAACCCCCGGTGCTTCGGGCAGCTACCTGAATTTCTTATCGAATAAATTCACACAAGGCACAAAAGTACCAGAACCGGGTACTATCCTCGGACTTCTGGCAGTGGGTGGTTTAGGATTGGTTTCCCGCTTCGGGAAGCAAAAATAA
- a CDS encoding glycosyltransferase family 4 protein, translating into MSGDLYYLIAFLIAHTVVLWSTPLVRTVGLKSGYVDKPNERKVHEKPMVRLGGVSIFVGALTALLIVWWLGGFAGLKSDREWEVWGVTLGGLGFFLIGLADDLFNLSPLNRLVMQFSVAFLAWQAGVRIDFLSIPFGDLLQIHWLSLPITLLWLVGMANAINWIDGLDGLAAGVSGISAVVILIVTLVMGQPAAAIIAAALAGGALGFLRYNFNPAQIFMGDGGAYFMGFTLAGVAVIGLAKTTAVTTVAVTAVLLPYLILAVPLLDMSTVIISRLKRGKSPFVADKRHLHHRLLKAGISHRLTVLFIYALTLWVGSLALGFSNVPSGWGFAFGATLLLGYVGWQVWRNRGSEP; encoded by the coding sequence ATGTCCGGAGATTTATACTATTTAATTGCTTTTCTGATCGCCCATACCGTGGTACTTTGGAGTACCCCCCTCGTCAGAACCGTCGGTCTGAAAAGCGGTTACGTCGATAAACCCAACGAAAGGAAAGTCCATGAAAAGCCTATGGTTCGACTGGGGGGAGTTTCGATTTTTGTCGGCGCTTTAACTGCCCTCCTGATCGTTTGGTGGTTAGGAGGGTTTGCCGGTTTAAAAAGCGATCGAGAATGGGAAGTGTGGGGCGTAACCCTAGGCGGTTTGGGCTTTTTCCTCATCGGTCTAGCGGACGATCTTTTTAATCTTTCGCCGCTCAATCGTCTGGTAATGCAGTTTAGCGTCGCTTTTCTAGCTTGGCAAGCCGGCGTTAGGATCGATTTCCTCTCTATTCCCTTCGGCGATTTATTACAAATTCATTGGCTAAGTTTACCGATTACTCTCCTCTGGTTAGTGGGGATGGCTAACGCTATTAACTGGATTGACGGTTTAGATGGATTAGCGGCGGGAGTTTCGGGTATATCTGCCGTGGTGATTTTGATTGTAACTTTGGTGATGGGACAACCGGCCGCCGCTATTATCGCCGCCGCTTTAGCGGGTGGGGCCTTGGGTTTTCTGCGTTACAATTTTAACCCCGCCCAAATTTTTATGGGGGATGGTGGGGCCTATTTTATGGGTTTTACCCTCGCGGGTGTGGCGGTGATTGGATTGGCTAAAACCACTGCTGTGACTACTGTTGCCGTTACCGCCGTCCTATTACCCTATCTCATCCTCGCGGTTCCTCTCCTCGATATGTCCACGGTGATTATTTCCCGTCTCAAACGCGGAAAATCCCCTTTTGTGGCTGATAAACGTCATTTACACCATCGTTTACTCAAAGCTGGCATCTCTCACCGTCTGACAGTATTATTTATCTACGCCCTAACTCTCTGGGTGGGCAGTTTAGCCCTCGGTTTCTCCAATGTTCCCAGTGGTTGGGGTTTTGCCTTTGGTGCGACTCTCCTCCTCGGTTACGTCGGTTGGCAAGTCTGGCGCAACCGTGGCAGTGAACCTTGA
- the hisIE gene encoding bifunctional phosphoribosyl-AMP cyclohydrolase/phosphoribosyl-ATP diphosphatase HisIE, giving the protein MSSLLSAIPLDAIAYNPQGLVPAIAQDYLDATVLMMAWMNRESLEKTLTTGEAWYWSRSRQELWHKGATSGHIQKVRQIRYDCDSDAILLTIEQIGDIACHTGERSCFHQVNWQKSPPAADTLSELFKVICDRRDDPHPESYTCKLLAGGDNKILKKIGEESAEVVMACKDNDGDAIAAEVADLFYHTLVALAYHQVPLRDVYKKLQDRRR; this is encoded by the coding sequence ATGTCTTCTTTACTCTCTGCTATTCCCCTCGACGCGATCGCTTATAATCCCCAGGGTTTAGTACCAGCGATCGCTCAAGACTATCTTGATGCTACAGTGTTAATGATGGCCTGGATGAATCGGGAATCCCTCGAAAAAACCCTCACCACTGGGGAAGCATGGTATTGGAGTCGTTCTCGTCAAGAATTGTGGCACAAGGGTGCTACTTCTGGCCATATCCAAAAAGTGCGTCAAATTCGCTACGATTGCGATAGTGATGCGATATTGCTGACTATTGAGCAAATCGGTGATATCGCCTGTCATACCGGCGAAAGAAGCTGTTTTCACCAAGTAAATTGGCAAAAATCACCGCCAGCGGCCGATACTCTCTCGGAATTGTTTAAGGTAATTTGCGATCGCAGAGACGATCCTCATCCGGAATCCTACACCTGTAAACTCTTGGCCGGAGGAGATAACAAAATTCTCAAGAAAATCGGCGAAGAATCGGCAGAAGTGGTCATGGCCTGCAAAGATAATGATGGCGATGCTATTGCCGCAGAAGTGGCCGATCTTTTTTATCATACCCTCGTCGCTCTCGCCTATCATCAAGTCCCCCTGCGAGATGTCTATAAAAAACTGCAAGACCGGCGCCGGTAA